Proteins encoded together in one Ciona intestinalis chromosome 3, KH, whole genome shotgun sequence window:
- the LOC100178860 gene encoding uncharacterized protein LOC100178860, producing the protein MTTLVASLDPSVTSHNIGFVSKLKFDSESASLRRRSNFFSLPGKSPQFDVWKLPPPNFNPQAFEPEPLPRNSREAIKPWRYEQATKSVSAPTSKERRRNDKRKNEYFEELERSKFGSRAQTCGNIGQNSRRDLQLRFRVVDPYAAKIDFVKKGKHKDAVYEDLQPHDFRQYPKLKSLGLPEFVTSFERDFDGNKARIKGLSTLTGNESAGFLRQVEIRTKADYAIPRYPQYDVTILHPRPSYPNKIAAYTRHRRIDRSARSAFLERAEAMMEKRAREIKAFRELNATTAERSPEPKTHQFLQKLLDE; encoded by the exons ATGACGACCCTCGTTGCGTCACTTGATccatctgtgacgtcacacaacaTTGGCTTCGTTAGCAAACTTAAGTTTGATTCAGAGTCAGCAAGTCTTAGACGTAGGAGCAACTTTTTCTCACTCCCCGGGAAATCCCCCCAATTCGATGTATGGAAACTCCCGCCCCCTAATTTTAACCCACAAGCATTTGAACCAGAACCTCTGCCAAGAAATAGCAGGGAAGCTATTAAGCCGTGGAG ATACGAACAAGCGACAAAAAGTGTCTCTGCGCCAACTTCTAAAGAAAGGCGACGAAACGATAAACGCAAAAACGAATATTTCGAAGAACTGGAGCGTTCTAAGTTTGGTTCTAGAGCCCAAACGTGTGGAAATATCGGGCAAAACAGTAGGAGGGACCTTCAATTAAGATTTCGTGTTGTAGATCCCTACGCTGCAAAGATCGATTTCGTGAAAAAAGGGAAACATAAAGATGCGGTTTATGAAGATCTTCAACCACACGATTTTAGACAG TACCCCAAGTTAAAATCCCTCGGACTCCCGGAATTCGTAACCAGTTTCGAGCGAGATTTCGATGGAAATAAAGCAAGAATTAAAGGGCTTAGTACAC ttACCGGGAATGAATCGGCCGGATTTTTAAGGCAAGTTGAAATCCGAACCAAAGCAGATTACGCAATACCGAGATATCcacaatatgacgtcacgattttACATCCCCGTCCGTCCTACCCGAACAAGATAGCTGCTTATACA CGTCATCGTCGAATCGACCGATCCGCTAGGAGCGCATTTCTGGAACGAGCCGAAGCCATGATGGAAAAGCGAGCCCGGGAAATAAAAGCTTTTAGAGAGTTAAATGCAACTACCGCTGAAAGATCACCTGAGCCCAAAACACATCAGTTTTTACAGAAACTGCTGGACGAATAG
- the LOC100178810 gene encoding testis-expressed protein 11-like, translating to METLEGRLAAFRASIEYVTKSLEVDRLSDEETLRSVTSISEVLNSNWISRVADTTGSPTGSCVTMEQRFKLKMFAKQLEEVAISLWNVTVGKQTLGSIKDTTAAVLRQICYDLIVCPLCLPGDLNDPANNPYMHRRIMMAAKVGKTWLDLEEFVKSSNLLTCAKTDIDTLMTSVKASADDKRQDITSLNKQLMRVYCDMAVAASGAKDHTRAFEVLTSAANMDLASGEGVYDREFDRVSATAYNLGLAATNERKLDTAIKWLTLSFEAGKRKVKTEKKNMALTLRLLAHVYSETGEKENLEKSLNAVDLAHSYHAHPAGIHLRLKIMSKNRALPDCDVRKVMEELLRHSDLEMEVGLNACAILNTNGRYELCDQGLKELLSRFNGSRQVGKIHVQQLQAAVQRLPPQDALDYTQTFLTDPKIADSLDSDAEKNIQLLLWEQAAKSNDAGEFDQCLSWYDHSLLLFKRGRSIEEVRKDRERSGNLGRLQRNRASCLLNRGRLVEAEEAAKIAVDMDSENPFSMFCLFKVKLYQGQEKEAIDVIERLTATSSGKEHLHELICLAAQLAFEKNHRSVAMVTLRHLATSGTDDVARLTAYRYVACYERMNEWLAVEHPAHHTELCKRGLKVAISKIEKSIATMDTDAEKEEALKKQSGLYRMLIDTCLKQGSGSDPTNKEESWQLMNEAYLLVTKHGKKYPETEVVWLTTRAWNVGVNLFVADHVVEAEHWCAFALRIVGQLDVYKESYEKRMNNIYQEIIEKKDLVLSRRMKRTVV from the exons ATGGAAACTTTGGAAGGTCGTTTAGCAGCGTTTCGTGCTTCCATTGAAT ATGTGACGAAATCGCTTGAGGTGGATCGTCTTTCAGATGAAGAAACATTACGTAGCGTAACATCAATTTCCGAAGTTCTAAATTCGAACTGGATTTCACGAGTTGCTGATACGACTGGCTCGCCTACTGGTTCCTGTGTCACTATGGAGCAGcgatttaaacttaaaatgtttGCTAAACAG CTTGAAGAGGTGGCGATCTCTTTGTGGAATGTGACTGTTGGTAAACAAACTCTTGGGTCAATCAAAGATACGACCGCTGCTGTATTGCGCCAAATATGCTACGACCTTATCGTTTGTCCGCTATGTCTACCTGGAGATTTAAATGACCCTGCTAATAACCCGTATATGCATCGGCGTATTATG ATGGCGGCAAAAGTGGGTAAAACTTGGCTCGACCTTGAGGAGTTTGTTAAATCCAGCAACTTGTTGACTTGCGCTAAAACTGACATCGACACACTGATGACAAGTGTCAAGGCATCCG CTGATGACAAGAGGCAGGACATCACGTCTCTTAACAAGCAGCTAATGCGGGTTTATTGTGACATGGCTGTTGCG GCATCGGGTGCAAAAGACCACACGCGGGCGTTTGAGGTTCTAACCTCGGCTGCCAACATGGATCTAGCATCTGGGGAAGGCGTGTACGATAGAGAGTTTGACCGTGTATCGGCCACAGCGTATAACCTCGGTCTTGCCGCTACCAATGAAAGGAAGCTCGATACCGCTATCAAGTGGTTGACACTCAGTTTCGAAGCGGGAAAACGGAAAGTGAAAactgaaaagaaaaatatg GCTTTGACTCTCCGCTTGCTGGCGCACGTGTACAGCGAAACAGGCGAAAAGGAAAACTTGGAGAAATCTCTAAATGCAGTTGATCTCGCCCATTCATATCATGCTCATCCAGCAGGGATACATTTAAG GCTCAAAATCATGTCGAAAAATCGGGCCCTCCCcgactgtgacgtcagaaaggTTATGGAAgaactgttacgtcacagtgacCTTGAAATGGAGGTGGGACTCAACGCTTGTGCGATTCTCAATACAAACGGCag gtACGAACTTTGTGACCAAGGGTTAAAGGAGCTTCTATCCCGGTTTAACGGTTCAAGGCAAGTTGGGAAAATTCACGTCCAGCAACTGCAAGCTGCAGTGCAAAGGTTGCCACCTCAAGACGCATTGGATTATACACAGACGTTCTTGACAG ATCCGAAAATTGCTGATTCACTGGATAGCGATGCAGAGAAAAATATTCAACTCCTGCTGTGGGAACAAGCAGCTAAATCTAATGACGCAG GTGAGTTTGATCAGTGTCTCTCCTGGTACGATCATTCTCTCCTCCTCTTCAAGAGAGGGAGGAGCATAGAGGAGGTGAGGAAGGATCGGGAGAGATCCGGGAACCTCGGGAGGTTGCAGAGGAACAGAGCATCCTGTCTTCTTAATAGGGGAAGATTAGTTGAG GCAGAAGAAGCAGCAAAAATAGCTGTAGACATGGATTCAGAAAACCCATTTTCTATGTTCTGCTTGTTTAAAGTGAAGTTGTACCAAGGGCAAGAGAAAGAAG ccATTGACGTCATCGAGCGATTAACAGCGACATCGAGTGGTAAAGAACACCTTCATGAGTTGATATGTTTAGCAGCACAACTTGCATTCGAGAAAAATCATCGTTCTGTAGCCATGGTGACCCTGCGTCACCTCGCAACTTCTGGCACAGATGATGTTGCGAGGCTTACGGCTTACAGGTATGTTGCATGttatgaaagaatgaatgaat GGTTAGCAGTTGAACACCCAGCACACCATACTGAGTTATGCAAGCGTGGGCTGAAGGTGGCTATCAGTAAAATAGAGAAGTCAATTGCTACCATGGACACAGATGCTGAGAAAGAAGAAGCATTAAAGAAGCAAAG TGGTTTATACAGAATGTTGATTGACACTTGTTTAAAGCAAGGTAGTGGATCTGACCCAACGAACAAAGAAGAAAGTTGGCAACTTATGAACGAAGCTTATTTATTGGTcacaaaacatggaaaaaag tatCCTGAAACAGAGGTTGTATGGTTGACTACCAGGGCTTGGAATGTTGGAGTAAACCTGTTTGTAGCCGACCATGTTGTGGAGGCCGAACATTGGTGTGCGTTTGCACTTCGTATAGTGGGCCAACTAGACGTATACAAAGAAAGTTACGAAAAACGG ATGAACAATATATACCAGGAGATAATTGAGAAAAAGGATTTGGTTTTATCTCGAAGAATGAAAAGAACAGTTGTGTGA
- the LOC100176542 gene encoding mitochondrial thiamine pyrophosphate carrier-like — protein MVGYDKEKETNILKSGIAGVFGGQITRALVCPIDVVKIRFQLQPGTVRSELKYNGLIQAVKTIWKEESIYGFYKGHVPAQLLSMVYGGVQFASFEYITKAANEIIPHSKDDHSVRSVVHFGCGCLSGAICTLTSQPFDVVRTRFAAQKEPKQYRTVTSAIKGMYVGEGLSSFFKGLTPALSQIIPYSGFTFCFNSLLQGLWRECSFNEGPVSHTICGGGAGLMSKCIVYPMDVVKKRLQVQGFSEATISEVVTYNGFRDCISTIKKQEGVRGFYKGLHVAAIKSTCTSALIFLTYECISDFIR, from the exons ATGGTTGGCTATGATAAGGAAAAGgaaacaaacatattaaaatcAGGTATAGCTGGTGTTTTTGGTGGACAGATAACCAGGGCTTTGGTGTGCCCCATTGATGTAGTAAAGATAAGGTTTCAG TTGCAGCCAGGAACAGTTCGCTCTGAGCTTAAGTATAATGGCCTGATTCAGGCTGTGAAAACAATATGGAAGGAGGAAAGCATTTATGGGTTTTATAAAGGCCATGTACCTGCCCAGCTGCTGTCAATGGTCTATGGTGGAGTACAG TTTGCTTCATTTGAATACATAACCAAAGCAGCCAATGAAATCATTCCACATTCAAAAGATGACCACTCCGTACGCAGTGTTGTTCATTTTGGGTGTGGGTGTCTAAGTGGTGCAATTTGTACTTTGACTTCTCAACCGTTTGATGTTGTTCGAACACGCTTTGCTGCACAGAAAGAaccaaaa CAATACCGTACTGTGACCTCGGCAATAAAGGGAATGTATGTGGGAGAGGGTTTATCGAGTTTTTTTAAGGGACTCACTCCAGCACTAAGTCAAATAATCCCATATTCTGGCTTCACCTTTTGTTTTAACTCTCTGCTGCAAGGTTTATGGCGAGAGTGCTCTTTCAATGAAG GTCCAGTAAGTCATACCATATGTGGTGGAGGTGCTGGTTTAATGAGCAAATGCATTGTTTATCCAATGGATGTGGTAAAGAAAAGGCTGCAG GTACAAGGTTTTAGCGAAGCTACTATCTCAGAAGTAGTAACCTACAATGGTTTCAGGGACTGTATTTCGACTATTAAAAAGCAAGAAGGCGTGCGTGGCTTTTACAAAGGCTTACATGTTGCAGCGATTAAGTCCACATGCACGTCTGCGCTTATTTTCCTAACTTACGAATGCATTTCTGATTTCATAAGGTAG
- the LOC100186769 gene encoding uncharacterized protein LOC100186769, with amino-acid sequence MVVGVIAMDSTSVNPVQKQSNPVAIPDSNKNDSNVNVSPPQKPINKQMQKFLEEESRIQGNVTSQKDGSHTPDTPSSDEEQFRLPDGSPTFTSVMHELHVRLTDIELEEPKTPISPLALNSESSNGAKNEPSSPKFLLSPSAPRKRITSASTTASCGRSRSMSWNARNKLAAERRKAMLKPPPRSDSHPTSPCSSPLINRKAMRSRTQPNTPKLAHISPKYRFPNEVISVSHDDLVREQERERYLADGFHEAKSIFDTAVYSRFGVSPE; translated from the exons ATGGTTGTTGGTGTCATTGCCATGGACAGTACTTCAGTCAATCCGGTGCAAAAACAAAGCAATCCTGTTGCAATTCCAGACTCGAACAAA aatGATTCGAACGTTAATGTTAGTCCGCCACAAAAACCAATCAACAAACAAATGCAGAAATTTCTGGAAGAAGAATCTCGAATCCAGggtaatgttacgtcacaaaaagaTGGTAGCCACACCCCAGACACACCGTCCAGCGACGAAGAACAATTCCGGTTACCGGACGGTTCGCCAACTTTCACGAGCGTCATGCACGAGCTGCATGTAAGACTTACAGACATTGAACTAGAAGAACCGAAAACACCAATTTCCCCGCTTGCTCTTAACAGCGAAAGCTCGAACGGCGCGAAAAACgagccatcttcccccaaatTCCTTCTTTCCCCAAGCGCTCCTAGAAAACGTATCACCAGCGCTTCGACCACAGCGTCTTGCGGCCGTTCTAGGTCCATGTCATGGAACGCACGCAACAAATTAGCTGCCGAGCGCCGAAAAGCAATGCTGAAGCCCCCACCCCGTAGCGACAGTCACCCCACTAGTCCTTGTTCAAGCCCTTTAATTAACAGAAAAGCCATGCGGTCTAGAACGCAACCAAACACGCCAAAGCTAGCCCACATATCTCCCAAGTACAGATTCCCGAACGAAGTGATCTCAGTTTCCCACGACGACTTGGTGCGCGAGCAGGAACGCGAGCGATATCTAGCGGATGGCTTTCACGAGGCAAAATCGATTTTTGACACTGCGGTTTATAGTCGGTTCGGCGTCTCACCAGAATAA